The DNA segment TAATTATTACTGCGCTTATGCTCGGAATGTCAAACGGAATGAACAACGAAAACACCATGCTCAACGGAAATCAATACAATACGGAACAACAAGATAAAAAAGATTGATTTGTAACTCCCCCGCTGTGCGAAGTCTCCCGACTTCGTACCCACAACTATATGCAACAACAACTATAAAAACAACCCCGATTGCTCGGATATATAATGAATATTCTCGTTTACTGTTAGTGCGGATTTGCAATCCGTGCCCGCTGTGGCAAGTCTCCCGACTTCGTACCCACAACTATATGCAACAACAACTATAAAAAACAATACCCGGCTCGTGAACACCAGCAATGCCATTTGAAATGAGCATAGTTTCCTTCGTCAATTCGCTTTTACTCGTCTACAAAATTTCGTTAATTATGGTGCATCCCCTCATAGAAACTTTGCTTTTTAAGTTAGAATAGTTCTTGAAAAAAGTAGTGGTTATTCGAAAATAAATTTTTAAATTTAATAGAAATAAAAAAGTATTCATTTGAATATCAATTATTTGAATTTAATTTTAATCTAAAAACAAAAATCATGAAACTACTTATTCTTTATGGCACAACTGAAGGGCAAACCCGCAAGATTGCCCATTTTATGAAAGCTGTTTTACAGAATGCTGGACATCAAACAACAATTGTAGACACGACAGCAAATCCTCCTTCACCAAAAGAGTATGATGCTGTTCTAATTGGTTCTTCGATACACATGCACAAATACCAGTCTGCCGTGAATCATTATATTAAAAAACACGCTGACGAATTGAATCTAATGCCGGGGGCTTTCTTTTCTGTCTCTCTTGCCGTGGCATCCGGAATGAAGGAGGAACTTCAAGAAGTTCAAAAAATAACAAACGATTTTCTGGAACATACTGGATGGAAGCCCTTGATGACTACTCAAATAGCTGGCGCTTTAAAATACACCGAGTACGATTACTTTAAACGTCTTATCATGAAAATGATTTCTAAAAAAGAAGGAGGAGCAACCGATACCTCACAGGATTACGAATACACCAATTGGGATGAAGTGACACAATTTACCAACGAATTTGCTAATAAAGTATCGCAAAAGCTTTTATCCCAGTTATAAGAACCTTACGACTTCATAACCTTACGCAAGCGCAGAATTGCATTCTGTGCCCGAAAACGAGAGCAACACGGATAGCGCGGATTTGCACACGAGCGATAGCGAACTGACGAAGTAATCCGTGCCCACTAGCGAGAGCAAATAAAAAGAATTTAAAGACTACAACAAATTTTATTAGATATGTTTACTTGCCAATTTGGAAAGTCCACAGAATACAATTCTACGCTAACAAACACAAGGCTAAATCCTCAAACCTAAACTTGGGGATTTTTTGTATTTTTACGATTCAATACTTTTTCTATGCAAGAAAACAAATCCAACATCCTCATATATCAAACTGAAAATGGCGTTACCCAAATAGAAACTACGTTAAAAACAAATAGTTTATGGCAAAAAGTAAAACAATAGTAGTAAAAGGAACAAATGTTTCAATTTTAAATTATGGTGTCAACGACTATATTTCATTGACGGATATTGCAAAATCTAGAAATAATTCAGAACCTTTTGCTGTCATTAATAATTGGATGCGAAGCAGAAGTACAATTGAATTTATTGGTTTATGGGAGAAACTCTGTAATATAGATTTTAAACCTCTCGAATTCGAGAGGTTTAAAAATGAAGCAGGAAGTAATTACTTTGTACTTTCGCCTCAACGTTGGATTTCTGAAACTAATGCTATTGGAATTATTTCAAAATCTGGAAGATATGGAGGTACTTTTGCCCACAAGGATATTGCTTTTGAATTTGCTTCTTGGATTTCATCTGAATTCAAATTATATCTTATAGTAGAATTCCAACGCCTAAAAGACGATGAAAACGATAGACTGAAATTAGAATGGAGTTTTCAACGTACATTGGCAAAAGTAAATTATCACATTCATACGGATGCCATTAAACAAAATCTTATTCCGGCGGAGCTTGATAAAACCAAAATCAATTTTGTGTAGGCCAATGAAGCCGATTTACTCAATGTGGCATTATTTGGCAAAACAGCCAAACAATGGCGCGAGGAACATCCTGATTTGGAAGGTAATATTAGAGATGCTGCAACCATTGAACAATTAGTTGTTTTATCCAATTTAGAAAGTCTAAATTCGGTTTTCATTCATCAAGGACAATCCCAATCCGAAAGATTAATTCAACTCAATACTATAGCAATTACTCAAATGAAAGCATTGGTCAACAATAAACAAATTAAAAAATTGAACCCTTAAACTGTTCTTTATTAAATTCAAAGTAAAGGCGAAATCTCCCGACTTTCGCACCTGCAACTATATTCCACAACAACTTAGCAACTTATTTTTCGACTTGTGTTTGTTGCTCATTGGAATAGTCGGCATCATCAACCTAAATCCTCAACTCTAAACTTGGGGATTTTTTGTATTTTTACGATTCAATACTTTTTCTATGCAAGAAAACAAATCCAACATCCTCCTATATCAAACTGAAGATGGCGTTACCAAAATAGAAACCCGTCTTCTGGACGAAACGGTTTGGCTTACCCAAGCGCAAATGGCAACTCTTTTTGATAAAGGAAGAGTTACAATTACGGAACACATAAACAACATCTTTAAAGAAGGGGAATTGAATGAAAATTCAGTTAGTCGGAAATTCCGACATACTAGATATGCACTAAATCTTTTTGATACGAAAAGCGCGGATTTGCAATCCGTGCCCACAAGCGAAAGAATTAAACCATTTTTCAACTGTTCGGAAATTCCGAACAGTTGAATCAGAAGATGCTAAAACTGTGACTTAAAACAAAACCTATGTCAAAACGAGACGAACTAAATCAATTGCCTTTGTATCAAAAGGCAGAACAAATTTTTAAAATCACCCAAGGATTAGTCGAAAATTGTTCCTGCCGACAATGAATTTCTTCAAGAAACTACTGTTCGATTTATGTTGGAAAACGCAATGATTATACCCGCTAAAATTTCGGGTGCTCAAGCTGTAGAATTGTATGATTTAAAAATGGAAAATGCCACCATTATCCGAAAAGCAGCACGAGAACTTAGTGTTTACGCAGGTAGTTTACGATTTGAAGAAGACATCTTGGACAAAGACTACATCTTTTTATTGAGAAAAGAAATTGATGAATTCCGACTTTTATTTATTGATTGGGTCGCTGGTTTTGATATGTGGAATTATATCAAAGACGACTGGGGATTATTTAACCCTCCAGGAGTAAGTGCACACGATAAAGATCCTGATGAAGACATCCCATTTAACCCTGATGATTTTTTAAATTTTGAGGATGACGAAGATAATGAGGAAGAATAATTCATTAAGTAGGCGAAGTCTCCGATCGCTCGGATATATAATAAATATTCTCAAATACGGATAGCGGATTTGCAATCCGTGCCCACAAACGAGAGAAAAAAATATAAATGTTTTAATTACCAATTGGAATGGGCACAGTTTGCAAAACGGCCTAACCCTGATTGTATATAAAAACACTAAAAGTTTAAACCCGTCGAATTCGACGGGTTTAAAAAAAGAATCTAACTGGCAAAGTCTCTTCACTCCATACCCACTCTATACTATTGTCCATAAAAACTTTAACACTTATTTTCCAGTTTGTGTTTCTTGTCTTTTGAAAAAGCCACAAACTCAATTCCAATAGCTATTAAAATCGAGAATAGTTTCTGCAAATGATTTTCAATTCATTACCCAAAATTAGTAAGTGAATAATATAACTTTTAACAAAAGTTATGTAACAAAATTCGTGTGTTCCCACCTGACCTTTACATCAAACAATTTTAATTATAAAATTTATGAAAAAGTTACTATTTCTATGTGTAGCAATCGCTTTTACATTTACTTCAAGAGCACAAACGGAAGATAAAAAATGGAATGTTGGGTTACACGCAGGTGTTACTCAATACAGCGGTGATTTAGGTCGCGATTGGTACAAAACCGATAATTCGATGTATGGTTTTGGTGGGTTGTCAGTTTCCAGGTATTTAGGCAAATTATTTGACGTCAATCTATTGCTGTCAAAAGGAACTATGGGGTATCATAATGGTACAACTGCAGGTTTTAGATCGGATTTTAATGCGGTATCTATTAACTTGCGCTTCAATATCGTAGCACCAGAATATATTATAAGACCTTATGTATTTGCTGGAGCTGGAGCGATTCAATTTGATAACACACCTGATTTTCATCACGAAAAGTATGATTTTATGCTGCCATCAACGGGTGCGGGTATCAACATCAGATTGACTCCAGTTATTATGCTGAATCTGCAAGAAACATTCATGTTCTCCAACCATGACGGCCGTGATGGTGTTGACAATGCCGCTGGTAAAATGGCTAAAAAAGATTCCTATGTAACACACATGGCGGGCTTGACTTTCAATATGGGTAATTCTGTTGACACGGATCAAGATGGTGTTTCAGACAAAAAGGATACTTGCCCAGGAACCCCTGTGGGAGTTACTGTAGATAAAATGGGTTGTCCATTGGATAAAGATGCCGATGGCGTTCCAGATTATATGGACAATTGCCCAGATATTGCAGGTTCAAAAATGCTAAACGGTTGTCCAGATAAAGACAATGATGGTGTTGAAGATTCAAAAGACCAATGTCCAGACCAAGCAGGAACAGTTGCACTCAATGGTTGCCCTGATACTGACAAAGATGGTATTGCTGATAAAGAGGACAAATGTCCTACCGTAGCTGGTCCTAAAGAAAATGGCGGATGTCCAGTATTGGATGCTGACAAAGATGGCGTGGCTGATAAAGATGATGATTGTCCTAGTGTAGCTGGTTCTATTAGCAACAGAGGATGTCCTGAAGTAACTACAGAAGTTATTGAAAAGCTTAAAATTCAAGCTAGATCAGTTTTCTTTAATACTGGTAAATCAACTTTTAAAACTGGAGATGCTGCAACAATAACTAGTTTAGACGCTATGAGAGAAATCCTTAGAAACTATCCAAATGCAAAATTCAGTATTGAAGGTCATACAGATAGTGATGGATCTAATGCATTCAATCAAAAACTTTCTGAAGACAGAGCTAACGCTGTTAGAAATGCTTTAATTGAAAAAGGAGTTAAACCTGATAATTTGACTGCTGTAGGTTTTGGTGAATCTAAACCAGTTGCTTCAAACAAAACTAAAACTGG comes from the Flavobacterium limnophilum genome and includes:
- a CDS encoding KilA-N domain-containing protein, coding for MAKSKTIVVKGTNVSILNYGVNDYISLTDIAKSRNNSEPFAVINNWMRSRSTIEFIGLWEKLCNIDFKPLEFERFKNEAGSNYFVLSPQRWISETNAIGIISKSGRYGGTFAHKDIAFEFASWISSEFKLYLIVEFQRLKDDENDRLKLEWSFQRTLAKVNYHIHTDAIKQNLIPAELDKTKINFV
- a CDS encoding OmpA family protein, translating into MKKLLFLCVAIAFTFTSRAQTEDKKWNVGLHAGVTQYSGDLGRDWYKTDNSMYGFGGLSVSRYLGKLFDVNLLLSKGTMGYHNGTTAGFRSDFNAVSINLRFNIVAPEYIIRPYVFAGAGAIQFDNTPDFHHEKYDFMLPSTGAGINIRLTPVIMLNLQETFMFSNHDGRDGVDNAAGKMAKKDSYVTHMAGLTFNMGNSVDTDQDGVSDKKDTCPGTPVGVTVDKMGCPLDKDADGVPDYMDNCPDIAGSKMLNGCPDKDNDGVEDSKDQCPDQAGTVALNGCPDTDKDGIADKEDKCPTVAGPKENGGCPVLDADKDGVADKDDDCPSVAGSISNRGCPEVTTEVIEKLKIQARSVFFNTGKSTFKTGDAATITSLDAMREILRNYPNAKFSIEGHTDSDGSNAFNQKLSEDRANAVRNALIEKGVKPDNLTAVGFGESKPVASNKTKTGKAQNRRTEVKHVGSIYQDKL
- the hemG gene encoding menaquinone-dependent protoporphyrinogen IX dehydrogenase; translated protein: MKLLILYGTTEGQTRKIAHFMKAVLQNAGHQTTIVDTTANPPSPKEYDAVLIGSSIHMHKYQSAVNHYIKKHADELNLMPGAFFSVSLAVASGMKEELQEVQKITNDFLEHTGWKPLMTTQIAGALKYTEYDYFKRLIMKMISKKEGGATDTSQDYEYTNWDEVTQFTNEFANKVSQKLLSQL